A portion of the Salarias fasciatus chromosome 15, fSalaFa1.1, whole genome shotgun sequence genome contains these proteins:
- the fsaf1 gene encoding 40S small subunit processome assembly factor 1 isoform X2: MSSNAEDEDCAFLEHVLDKLYDFGAAQKKKSKKKNKRKRCEEEEAFPEEDVCGDTEDGGVTEDLKVDEAGGQQVTRAEPEVQVITFQDPRKKLKSKQTAAAPSSAPDAPIAEKKQSGQQEELSLEKARLEVHRFGITGYKKEQQRVFEQDRAVMLGARPPKKNYVNYKLLQEQVREKKQRQRDEAEPELKKKKKKRNQQDNRKKASSGPGTAPSGQVGRFRDGMLILSSKEIQKIKGKRGAK; the protein is encoded by the exons GAGCAgcgcagaagaagaaaagcaagaagaagaacaaacggaagcgctgtgaggaggaggaggcgtttCCGGAGGAAGATGTCTGCGGTGACACCGAGGACGGCGGCGTGACTGAAGATCTGAAGGTGGACGAAGCAG GCGGGCAGCAGGTGACGCGGGCGGAGCCGGAGGTTCAGGTGATCACCTTTCAGGACCCCCGCAAGAAGCTGAAGTCCAAGCAGACGGCGGCAGCTCCCAGCAGCGCTCCC GACGCTCCGATAGCAGAGAAGAAGCAAAGcggccagcaggaggagctcagcCTGGAGAAG GCTCGTCTGGAAGTCCACCGCTTCGGCATCACCGGGTACAAGAAGGAGCAGCAGCGAGTGTTCGAGCAGGACCGGGCCGTCATGCTGGGAGCCAGA CCGCCCAAGAAGAACTACGTCAACTacaagctgctgcaggagcaggtcAGGGAGAAGAAGCAGAGGCAGCGAGACGAGGCGGAGCCG gaactgaagaaaaagaagaagaagagaaatcaACA agacaacaggaagaaGGCGTCGTCCGGCCCGGGGACGGCGCCCAGCGGCCAGGTGGGACGCTTCCGGGACGGCATGCTGATCCTGAGCTCCAAGGAGATCCAGAAGATCAAAGGCAAACGGGGAGCCAAATAG
- the fsaf1 gene encoding 40S small subunit processome assembly factor 1 isoform X1 — translation MSSNAEDEDCAFLEHVLDKLYDFGAAQKKKSKKKNKRKRCEEEEAFPEEDVCGDTEDGGVTEDLKVDEAAGGQQVTRAEPEVQVITFQDPRKKLKSKQTAAAPSSAPDAPIAEKKQSGQQEELSLEKARLEVHRFGITGYKKEQQRVFEQDRAVMLGARPPKKNYVNYKLLQEQVREKKQRQRDEAEPELKKKKKKRNQQDNRKKASSGPGTAPSGQVGRFRDGMLILSSKEIQKIKGKRGAK, via the exons GAGCAgcgcagaagaagaaaagcaagaagaagaacaaacggaagcgctgtgaggaggaggaggcgtttCCGGAGGAAGATGTCTGCGGTGACACCGAGGACGGCGGCGTGACTGAAGATCTGAAGGTGGACGAAGCAG CAGGCGGGCAGCAGGTGACGCGGGCGGAGCCGGAGGTTCAGGTGATCACCTTTCAGGACCCCCGCAAGAAGCTGAAGTCCAAGCAGACGGCGGCAGCTCCCAGCAGCGCTCCC GACGCTCCGATAGCAGAGAAGAAGCAAAGcggccagcaggaggagctcagcCTGGAGAAG GCTCGTCTGGAAGTCCACCGCTTCGGCATCACCGGGTACAAGAAGGAGCAGCAGCGAGTGTTCGAGCAGGACCGGGCCGTCATGCTGGGAGCCAGA CCGCCCAAGAAGAACTACGTCAACTacaagctgctgcaggagcaggtcAGGGAGAAGAAGCAGAGGCAGCGAGACGAGGCGGAGCCG gaactgaagaaaaagaagaagaagagaaatcaACA agacaacaggaagaaGGCGTCGTCCGGCCCGGGGACGGCGCCCAGCGGCCAGGTGGGACGCTTCCGGGACGGCATGCTGATCCTGAGCTCCAAGGAGATCCAGAAGATCAAAGGCAAACGGGGAGCCAAATAG